A DNA window from Candidatus Thermokryptus mobilis contains the following coding sequences:
- a CDS encoding T9SS type A sorting domain-containing protein, with translation SGNNYVAKVGYSTNGGLDWNNFIIDTIQFGNWLPRRADLPQVMVSQQGNPYFFYWVFQNSSDTSGLYMYTFGMKKKLDKNIPRARYEYAVAPFVITLNNVDYVYVAYYIDSSYYLIYSNDGGNTFSQPKELQTFWVMWPSDDWKPRFQIDNSNKLYFYYSYMDYGQPGQPPADKMYHLVTYSDDWGSTWSEPVQIDTNFYNIDFRIVGDKFVKSYIDNEDGNLYLQLSYDLLSWTNRIRVNSIDSSVAGGFETEVYNDKLAFAWKDKRTGNEEIFYRLMEILTKVDENTIPINFVLYQNYPNPFNPSTTLEFDIPERTNVKLIIYNILGCEIEVLLDEELEPGKYKVDFNAKDLSSGLYFYTLKTPKFTKTNKMLLIK, from the coding sequence TTCGGGTAATAATTATGTCGCTAAGGTTGGCTATTCGACAAATGGTGGTTTGGATTGGAATAATTTTATAATTGATACAATTCAGTTTGGTAATTGGCTCCCACGTAGAGCTGATTTGCCACAAGTTATGGTCAGTCAACAAGGCAATCCGTACTTCTTCTATTGGGTATTTCAAAATTCAAGTGATACATCTGGTTTATATATGTATACTTTCGGGATGAAGAAAAAACTGGATAAAAATATACCCCGTGCAAGATATGAGTATGCAGTGGCTCCATTTGTTATCACGCTAAATAATGTTGACTATGTTTATGTTGCTTATTATATTGATTCTTCGTATTACCTGATTTATTCAAACGACGGGGGTAATACATTTTCTCAACCGAAGGAATTGCAAACCTTTTGGGTGATGTGGCCATCTGATGATTGGAAACCGAGGTTTCAAATTGATAACTCAAATAAATTATATTTCTACTATTCATATATGGATTATGGTCAACCAGGCCAACCGCCTGCAGATAAAATGTATCACCTCGTCACTTATTCAGATGATTGGGGATCAACTTGGTCTGAGCCAGTTCAAATTGATACGAACTTTTATAATATTGATTTCAGAATAGTTGGTGATAAATTTGTCAAAAGTTACATTGATAACGAGGATGGGAATCTTTATTTACAATTAAGTTATGATCTTCTAAGCTGGACAAATAGAATAAGAGTAAATTCTATTGATAGTTCAGTCGCTGGTGGCTTTGAAACAGAAGTATATAACGATAAACTTGCGTTTGCATGGAAGGATAAAAGAACTGGTAATGAAGAAATATTCTATCGCTTAATGGAAATTCTGACAAAAGTTGATGAAAATACAATTCCAATTAATTTCGTCCTTTATCAAAACTACCCTAACCCATTCAATCCGTCTACAACGCTTGAGTTTGATATACCTGAAAGAACAAATGTAAAATTGATAATCTATAACATCCTGGGTTGTGAAATTGAGGTACTTTTAGATGAAGAGCTTGAACCTGGTAAATATAAAGTTGATTTCAACGCGAAAGATTTATCAAGCGGTTTATACTTTTACACTCTTAAAACACCCAAATTCACAAAAACAAACAAAATGCTTTTAATCAAGTAA
- a CDS encoding energy transducer TonB → MLRKIFYLGIALIIASCTKMNDDKAKSINTPVTPKFEPRKESYSIMAEKMPEIIGGLESIQKKVIYPEEAIKNKIEGTVYVLAYVNENGDVDFAEVLKGIGYGCDETAKKAVLETKFKPAYTQGKPIKVRIVIPIRFKLSK, encoded by the coding sequence ATGCTAAGGAAGATTTTCTATCTCGGCATTGCTTTAATCATCGCATCTTGCACAAAGATGAACGATGACAAAGCTAAATCAATCAATACCCCCGTAACTCCAAAGTTTGAGCCGAGGAAAGAGAGTTACTCAATAATGGCTGAGAAGATGCCTGAAATTATCGGCGGGCTTGAATCAATTCAAAAGAAAGTCATTTATCCTGAAGAAGCAATAAAAAACAAAATTGAAGGAACTGTCTATGTCCTCGCTTATGTAAATGAAAACGGTGATGTTGATTTCGCAGAGGTTTTAAAGGGGATAGGCTATGGTTGCGATGAAACAGCAAAAAAAGCGGTATTGGAGACGAAATTTAAACCAGCTTATACTCAAGGAAAGCCCATCAAGGTTAGAATAGTTATTCCGATAAGATTCAAACTTTCAAAATAA
- a CDS encoding zf-HC2 domain-containing protein, whose amino-acid sequence MKCENVQELLSSFIDGEIPENIDIAFSHIFECKECQEFLKITLKFKSEAKKDEVILQKDKRPEITGLRKRSITDKVKSKFKVEIPIPAPLLSAVIFMLFLLSFLLAVFVYDRAIEMTKLETQAYREKTKMVIVYGIPQITVYPEQNNIKQK is encoded by the coding sequence ATGAAGTGCGAAAATGTCCAAGAGTTGTTAAGTTCATTCATTGACGGTGAAATACCAGAAAACATTGACATCGCTTTTTCACACATATTTGAATGTAAGGAATGCCAGGAATTTTTGAAGATAACTTTAAAATTCAAATCTGAAGCAAAAAAGGATGAAGTGATTTTACAAAAGGATAAACGACCTGAAATAACAGGTTTGAGGAAGAGAAGCATCACAGATAAGGTAAAGAGCAAGTTCAAAGTTGAAATTCCAATTCCAGCTCCGTTGCTTTCTGCTGTTATATTTATGCTTTTCTTGCTTTCATTTCTGCTTGCGGTCTTTGTATATGATAGAGCAATAGAAATGACAAAACTTGAAACGCAAGCATATAGGGAGAAAACCAAAATGGTCATCGTCTACGGGATTCCACAGATAACGGTTTATCCCGAACAAAACAACATCAAACAAAAATGA
- a CDS encoding RNA polymerase sigma factor has protein sequence MSGKKKFCLMEGTNDREIIERIRNGDESAFEEIYERLKLPLYKFCLRMISDEETAFDIVHDVFLKFYERLNTIDQISSVSSLLFKIARNKCLNYLRDKKEKVKIEETEIISEDNLERKIDLNENTKRLQRILNLLDEDYREILILREWNNLSYNEIAEITGLTVPAVKSKLFKARKKLVEIFKKYYGDDIK, from the coding sequence ATGAGCGGAAAAAAGAAATTTTGCCTGATGGAAGGAACAAACGACAGGGAAATAATTGAAAGAATTAGAAACGGTGATGAATCCGCCTTTGAGGAGATTTATGAACGGCTCAAACTTCCGCTCTATAAATTTTGTCTGCGAATGATATCAGATGAAGAGACAGCATTTGACATCGTGCATGATGTTTTCCTGAAATTTTACGAGAGATTAAACACAATTGATCAAATTTCATCGGTTTCGTCTCTGCTTTTTAAAATTGCAAGGAACAAGTGCCTAAACTACCTGAGAGATAAAAAAGAGAAAGTAAAAATTGAAGAAACGGAGATAATCTCGGAAGATAACCTTGAACGAAAAATTGACCTGAACGAGAACACAAAGAGATTGCAAAGAATTTTAAACCTGCTTGATGAGGACTATAGGGAGATTTTAATCCTAAGGGAATGGAACAATTTGAGCTATAATGAAATAGCCGAAATAACAGGTCTCACAGTTCCAGCAGTTAAATCAAAACTTTTCAAGGCAAGAAAAAAACTCGTTGAAATTTTCAAAAAATATTACGGAGATGATATAAAATGA
- a CDS encoding methyltransferase family protein, whose translation MSWRKIFNYIGIAGVIAFLLIYGFELTPHHEGPPKSIKWLRENFGTPGLIVVNIIVVIAFFGLLTYRKPTRNVWRSKTAFIAFIIALMTEMFGWPLILFLLSPFFDVPVIARKYFETFGHLPAKIGTLISIFGVILIALGWAKIHKAERLVTDGIYKFMRHPQYTGIFLFTLGWLIHWPSVVTLFLWPILTASYVWLAIQEEKDMIEAYGDEYINYAKKTKRFIPYLI comes from the coding sequence ATGTCCTGGCGAAAAATTTTTAATTATATCGGCATAGCAGGAGTAATAGCTTTCTTGCTCATCTATGGATTTGAACTCACCCCACATCACGAGGGTCCACCAAAGTCAATAAAATGGCTGAGGGAAAACTTCGGAACCCCGGGATTGATAGTGGTAAATATAATTGTCGTGATCGCATTTTTTGGACTGTTAACTTACAGAAAACCAACAAGAAATGTCTGGAGATCAAAAACCGCATTTATCGCTTTTATCATTGCTCTTATGACCGAAATGTTCGGTTGGCCACTTATCCTTTTTCTTCTTTCGCCGTTTTTTGATGTCCCTGTCATAGCAAGAAAATACTTTGAAACATTCGGACATCTTCCGGCAAAAATAGGAACGCTTATCAGTATATTCGGCGTAATTTTGATAGCTCTTGGCTGGGCTAAAATTCACAAAGCGGAGAGACTTGTCACCGACGGGATTTACAAATTCATGCGACACCCACAATACACGGGTATTTTCCTTTTCACACTTGGATGGTTAATACACTGGCCATCAGTTGTGACGCTTTTTCTCTGGCCCATTTTAACCGCATCATATGTATGGTTAGCAATCCAAGAGGAAAAAGATATGATTGAAGCTTACGGCGATGAATACATCAATTACGCAAAGAAAACGAAAAGGTTTATACCATATTTGATTTAG